In Streptomyces sp. TLI_146, the genomic stretch CCATCGAGGATGGTTCCCATGCGCTGCTATCGTCCTTTTTGGTTGCTGTTATCTAGCTGTCGATCTAGGTGGGGATCTGCGCATGTCACGGGGTGGGAGAATCAGAACAAGACGCAGTGGGGGATGGGCGCGGAATACGTCAGCCCTCCTTTCTGTCTTATTGTTTTCCGGGCTATTGGGGGGGCCGGTCGCAGCGGCGGCAGATTTGGATCTGCTGAGCCTCAAGAAGCCGGATCCGGTTTCCGCGAAGGTGGTGAAAGGCCGCCTTGACTCCCGGGTGGACGAGGCGGCCCGGCAGGCATGGCGGAAGTCGCCGAAGGTGGCGTGGCCTGAGCCGGGTATCGCGAAGGCGGACCTGACCAAGTCGGCTAAGGTCCAGGCTGGCTCACTGCCGACCCGGCTGGGTCGAAGCCGAGGTGGGGCAGTAGGGAGCCCTGTAGAAGCTCAGGTTCAGATCTTGGACCGGCAATCCACTGAGAAGTTGGGCGTCGATGGCGTCGTCCTGGCCGTGCGCCCCACCAAGGGAGCGAAGGGCGATGTCGATGTGCAGGTCGACTATTCCGGTTTTAAAGAGGCGTACGGTGGCGGCTGGGCGTCGCGGTTGACGCTGCGGCAGCTCCCGGGATGCGCCTTGGCCACTCCTACGGCGAAGAACTGTGGCGCAGGACGCGTCCTTAAGACGGCCAACAACATCGCGGACGCCACGCTCACAGCCTCCGTCGAGCTGCCGGCAGCTGACGGCACCGCATCCGCCCCTCAGGCCCCTGTGGCCAAGGCGCCCGCGGTCATGCACTCGGTCACGGGTCTCGCGGCCGCAGAGAATACGGTGCTGCTGGCGGCAACTGCCGGTCCCTCTGGCCCTTCCGGGGACTTCAAGGCGACCTCGCTGGCCCCGTCCGCGTCCTGGTCGGCGGGCGGCAACAACGGCGGCTTCTCCTGGACATACGACATCAAGGTTCCTGAGGTACCGGGTGGTCTGGAGCCGGACCTCGGTCTCTCGTACTCTTCGCAGTCGATCGACGGCCGGACCGCGGCCACCAACAACCAGGCCAACTGGGTCGGCGACGGCTGGTCCCTCGATCCGGGCTATGTCGAGCGCCGCTACGTCTCGTGCGTGGACGACACCACGGGCAGCAACACCACGGCCAAGGTCGGCGACCTGTGCTGGAAGAAGGACAACGCCGTCCTCAACCTCGGCGGCAAGACCAACACCCTGGTCAAGGACGACACGACCGGGGAATGGCACCTGCAGAACGACGACGGCACGCAGATCGAGAAGCTTACGAGCAGCACCAACAACAAGGACAATGACGGCGAGTACTGGCGGGTGACCACGCCCGACGGGACCCGCTACTACTTCGGGTACAACCGCCCCAGTGGCTGGGCCGCCGGCAAGGACGAGACCAACTCGACGTGGACGGTGCCGGTGTACGGCAACCAGTCCGGCGAGCCCTGCCACGCCGCTGCATTCGCGGACTCCTGGTGCCAGCAGGCCTGGCGATGGAACCTGGACGCCGTCATCGACCCGCACGGCGATGCCATGACGTACTACTGGGCCAAAGAGGTCAACTCCTACGGCCGTAACGTCAACGCGAACACCGGCGCCTCCACCGCTACTCCGTACGACCGAGGCGGCTACCTCAAGCGCATCGAGTACGGGCTGCGCTCCAGCGACTTCTACGGCAAGGCCGCGGCGAAGGCCGAGTTCGGGGTCTCCGAGCGGTGCCTGGCCGACTGCGGGACCTTCGACAAGAGCCATGCCCCCAACTGGCCGGACGTGCCGTTCGATCAGTACTGCGCCTCGGGAACCGAGTGCAAGGACAAGTACTCGCCCTCCTTCTGGACCCGTAATCGGCTGACCAAAATCGACACATCCGTGCTGGTCGGCGGCGCCTACAAGCCTGTCGACTCCTGGGCGCTCAGCCAGCAGTTCCCCGCCACGAACGACGGTACGACTCGCGCGTTGTGGCTGGCCTCCATCACCCGCACGGGGCACACAGGCACAGGCGACACCTCCCTGCCCCCGGTCACGTTCAAGGGGTTGCCGCTCGCCAACCGCGTCGAAGGCGCGACCACAGGCGGCAACGCTGACCCGGTGCCTCCGATGATCCGCTACCGCGTCTACGGCATCGACACCGAGACCGGCGGCACCATCGGCGTCACCTACTCCGCCCCCGACTGCAAGGCCGGGGACGTACCGAGCCCCTCGTCCAACGCCAGGCGCTGCTATCCGGTCATGTGGTCACCCCCGGAGGCCCCGGGCGCCAACTACGAGCCGTATCTGGACTGGTTCCACTCCTACGTCGCCACCCAAGTGCTGGAACAGGACAACACCGGCGGCGCGCCCGCCAAGGAAACTGACTACACGTACCTCGACGGCATGTCCTGGGGCAAGGACGAGGACGAGTTCACCAAGTCCAAGTACCTCACCTATGGAAGCCGCCGCGGCTACGGGCGCGTCCAGGTCCGCAACGGTGCCGGCTCGGACGCCAGGACGCTGCGGGAGTACCGCTACTTCCGCGGCATCGACGGCGCGGAAGTCAAGGACCACGAGGGCGTCGGGGCCACCGACCATGCAGCCTTCGCCGGCATGGCCCGTGAGGAGGCCACCTTCAACGGTGACGGCGGCAAGCTGCTCTCCACCACGGCCTACGCTCCGTGGCACTCTGCTGCGACCGCCACGCAGGCACGAACCGGCCTGTCAGCGATGAAGGCGTACGTCACCGCCGCCGGGTCGGAGAAGTCCCGCACCCTGGTGGGATCGGGCTGGCGCACCACCGAGACCGACCGCACCTTTGATGGCAACGGCCAGATCCTGACCGAATCCCGGCTCGGTGACGCCAGCAAGAGTGGCGACGAGGAGTGCACGACCACTACCTACGCGAAGAACACGGCGGCGAACATCCTCGACCTCATCGCCGAAACCCAGACCGTCGCCGTCGCCTGCGACACCACGCCGTCCCTGCCCGACGACCTGATCGCCACCAAGCGGAACTTCTACGACGGCGCCGGCTCGCTCACTGCCGCTCCGTCTGCGGGTGACGTCACCCGCCTGGACGAGCAGGACGACACGGGCACCGGCTACCTCACCACGAAGACCCGTACTTACGACCAGTACGGCCGGGTGCTGACCGAGGCCGACGCCCTCGGCAACACGACCACCACCACCTACACGCCGAAGACCGGCGAGGCGCCCACGTCGAGCACCGAGACCAACGCGCTCGGCCACACCATGACCACCGAGCACGACCCGGCACGCGGCGTCATCACCGGGACCGTCGACCCCAACGGCAAGCGGACCGACGTCACCTACGACGGCCTCGGACGCGTGCTGAACGTGTGGCAGCCCGGCTGGGCCAAGGCCGACCACGCCACCCAGCCCTCCGCGCAGTACAGCTACGACATCTCCCGCACCAGCCCGAACTCCGTGGCAACCAAAACACTGAAGCGTGACGGAAGCTACGCCACTTCCTACACGCTCTACGACGGCCTGCTGCGGCAACGCGAGACCCAGTCGCCGGCCACAGGAACCCAGGACAGAATCGTCACAGAGACCCTGTACGACACCCGCGGCTGGACGAGGAAGACGTACTCCGCCTACTACACCTCAGGCACCCCCTCGACGACCCTGGTGGCCGCAGCGGACAACACCGTTCCCTCAGCAACCCAGAACCTCTACGACGGAACCGGCCGGATCACCGACGCGATCGCTGTCAAGTTCGGCGATGAGCAGTGGCGTACCAAGACCGCCTACGAGGGTGACCGCACCACCGTGATCCCGCCCTTGGGCGGCACCGCCGGCACGACGGTCACGGATGCTCTCGGCCGGATCACCGAGCGCATCCAGTACACCAATGCAGACCGCTCGACTTTCCAGACGACCACCTACGCGTACGGTAAGCAGGAGCAGCCGGAGAAGATCACTGACCCTGCCGGAAACGAGTGGAAGTTCAGCTTCGACGCACGCGGGCGGCAGATCAAAGCCGATGACCCGGATAAGGGCTTGGCTACCATCACCTACGACAGGGCAGACCGGGCCGTGAGCAGCACGGACGCCCGCGGCGTTACGCTGACCAGCGGCTATGACAAGCTCGGCCGCAAGACAGAGCTGAAACAGGGCGCCACCACCCTGGCCATGTGGACCTATGACACCGTTGCGAAAGGGCAGCTGACCAGCGCTACCCGGTACGTTGGCGGCACCGAGTACACCACCGCCAACGGCGGGTTCAGTGATCGCTACCAGCCGACATCCACCACGGTCACCATCCCGTCGGCCGCCGGCGGCCTCGCGGGCTCCTACACCTGGACATACGGCTATAACGCACAGACCGGCTTGCCGGACTGGACACTTCATCCCGCCATCGGAGACGTTCCCTCTGAACGGGTCACGACCAACTACAACAGCGACGACCTGCCCATCCGCACCAGCCGGGCCGGTGTTGTCCTCGCCGCCAACACCACCTATGACGTCTACTCGCGCCCGGTACGCACCGAATTCGGCGACGTCGGCAAGAAGGTCTACAAGAGCCAGGAGTACGACGAGTTCACCGGCCGCATGATGCGGCAGATCACCGACCGTGACCTCGCACCTCAGCGCGTCGACGACACTTCCTACAACTACGACCCGTCAGGCAACGTCACCGGCATTACCACCGCCAGCGGCCAGGATGCGGCGAAGAGCGTCGACGCCCAATGCTTCACCACCGACGCGCTGGGCCGCCTCTCCGAGGCATGGACGGCCGCCGCGGACTGCACTGCAGCCCCCTCGTCGGCCACGCCCGGTGGCCCGGACGCCTACTGGCAGACCTACGGCTACGACGCGATCGGCAACCGCACCAAGCTGACCGAACACGGAACCGGGACGCAGGCGGGCTCTGACGCCGTCACCACGTACACACAGCCGACCGCCAAGACAGGTCTTCCGCACGCCGTCCAGCAGACCGACGTCAAGGGCGGCGCACACGACGGCCAGACCAGCACCTTCGCCTACGACAAGGCAGGCAACACCACACAGCGGAAGATCGGCTCCGTCACCCAGAACCTCACCTGGGACGCCGAAGGACACTTGGCCACGCTCACAGAAGCAGGCAAGACCACCAGCTACCTCTACGACGCCGACGGCGAGCGGCTGATCGCCAAGAACGCCGACGGCACAAGCACCCTCACCCTCCCAGAGGGCAACGAGCTCAAGCTGAACGCGGACGGGGCCAAGGCCGGCACCCGCTACTACACGCACAACAGCGAAACCGTCGCCGTCCGCACCGGATCCGACATCTCCTACCTCTTCTCCGACCGCCAGGGCACCGCCCTGACCGCCGTGGCCGTCGGCTCCCTCGCCATAACCCGGCGCAAGCAACTCCCGTTCGGGCAAGACCGATCCACCCAAGCCGGGGTCTTCCCCGGCACGCGTGGCTTCGTCGGCGGCACCACCGATCCCACCGGACTTACTCACCTCGGTGCCCGCGAGTACGATGCGGCACTGGGCAGGTTCATCTCAGTCGACCCACTGCTGATAACCGATGACCCGCGCCAGCACAACGCCTACGCCTACAGCAACAACAACCCGGTCACCTTCTCCGACCCGACCGGCGAGCGACTGGAGGAATGCGCAAGCGGCCAGTACACCTGCACCCACGGCGGCACGCGGCCGACCGGCTACGGCAAGAACTACGAGATGATCACCAACGCGC encodes the following:
- a CDS encoding RHS repeat domain-containing protein codes for the protein MDLLSLKKPDPVSAKVVKGRLDSRVDEAARQAWRKSPKVAWPEPGIAKADLTKSAKVQAGSLPTRLGRSRGGAVGSPVEAQVQILDRQSTEKLGVDGVVLAVRPTKGAKGDVDVQVDYSGFKEAYGGGWASRLTLRQLPGCALATPTAKNCGAGRVLKTANNIADATLTASVELPAADGTASAPQAPVAKAPAVMHSVTGLAAAENTVLLAATAGPSGPSGDFKATSLAPSASWSAGGNNGGFSWTYDIKVPEVPGGLEPDLGLSYSSQSIDGRTAATNNQANWVGDGWSLDPGYVERRYVSCVDDTTGSNTTAKVGDLCWKKDNAVLNLGGKTNTLVKDDTTGEWHLQNDDGTQIEKLTSSTNNKDNDGEYWRVTTPDGTRYYFGYNRPSGWAAGKDETNSTWTVPVYGNQSGEPCHAAAFADSWCQQAWRWNLDAVIDPHGDAMTYYWAKEVNSYGRNVNANTGASTATPYDRGGYLKRIEYGLRSSDFYGKAAAKAEFGVSERCLADCGTFDKSHAPNWPDVPFDQYCASGTECKDKYSPSFWTRNRLTKIDTSVLVGGAYKPVDSWALSQQFPATNDGTTRALWLASITRTGHTGTGDTSLPPVTFKGLPLANRVEGATTGGNADPVPPMIRYRVYGIDTETGGTIGVTYSAPDCKAGDVPSPSSNARRCYPVMWSPPEAPGANYEPYLDWFHSYVATQVLEQDNTGGAPAKETDYTYLDGMSWGKDEDEFTKSKYLTYGSRRGYGRVQVRNGAGSDARTLREYRYFRGIDGAEVKDHEGVGATDHAAFAGMAREEATFNGDGGKLLSTTAYAPWHSAATATQARTGLSAMKAYVTAAGSEKSRTLVGSGWRTTETDRTFDGNGQILTESRLGDASKSGDEECTTTTYAKNTAANILDLIAETQTVAVACDTTPSLPDDLIATKRNFYDGAGSLTAAPSAGDVTRLDEQDDTGTGYLTTKTRTYDQYGRVLTEADALGNTTTTTYTPKTGEAPTSSTETNALGHTMTTEHDPARGVITGTVDPNGKRTDVTYDGLGRVLNVWQPGWAKADHATQPSAQYSYDISRTSPNSVATKTLKRDGSYATSYTLYDGLLRQRETQSPATGTQDRIVTETLYDTRGWTRKTYSAYYTSGTPSTTLVAAADNTVPSATQNLYDGTGRITDAIAVKFGDEQWRTKTAYEGDRTTVIPPLGGTAGTTVTDALGRITERIQYTNADRSTFQTTTYAYGKQEQPEKITDPAGNEWKFSFDARGRQIKADDPDKGLATITYDRADRAVSSTDARGVTLTSGYDKLGRKTELKQGATTLAMWTYDTVAKGQLTSATRYVGGTEYTTANGGFSDRYQPTSTTVTIPSAAGGLAGSYTWTYGYNAQTGLPDWTLHPAIGDVPSERVTTNYNSDDLPIRTSRAGVVLAANTTYDVYSRPVRTEFGDVGKKVYKSQEYDEFTGRMMRQITDRDLAPQRVDDTSYNYDPSGNVTGITTASGQDAAKSVDAQCFTTDALGRLSEAWTAAADCTAAPSSATPGGPDAYWQTYGYDAIGNRTKLTEHGTGTQAGSDAVTTYTQPTAKTGLPHAVQQTDVKGGAHDGQTSTFAYDKAGNTTQRKIGSVTQNLTWDAEGHLATLTEAGKTTSYLYDADGERLIAKNADGTSTLTLPEGNELKLNADGAKAGTRYYTHNSETVAVRTGSDISYLFSDRQGTALTAVAVGSLAITRRKQLPFGQDRSTQAGVFPGTRGFVGGTTDPTGLTHLGAREYDAALGRFISVDPLLITDDPRQHNAYAYSNNNPVTFSDPTGERLEECASGQYTCTHGGTRPTGYGKNYEMITNAHRGTLAPDYVRYKQRMQRSCHHDPDCKSWDGSHRGNAARAKERAAAEAARKKAEAERRKKDGIFGSLMKGHFSDAWDSSGGKVVSGVADAAQAIGARNLTQFGIGIGSGFIAGIGAGAACAGTAGLACVVIAGAVIGALTATPANLAADKAFGHKTTGPESVGYLASNSVRGGFQGAFRALTGQGPATYYFGQTWNRFRRR